The proteins below come from a single Chelmon rostratus isolate fCheRos1 chromosome 10, fCheRos1.pri, whole genome shotgun sequence genomic window:
- the snai1b gene encoding snail family zinc finger 1b — protein sequence MPRSFLVKKYFSNKKPYYKENQLESQTAFVPESFPRAELPTQNNSSPLTCYPTSPFFSSTDTLPAPLSPITPESPSPLGPLDLSSSPSSSSSSEEEEDGGRTSDPPSPDIIQHIYHCLHCSDSYTSLSALSHHQLTHYAPLQQAPSLPTEVSTRPAFHCKHCPKEYTSLGALKMHIRSHTLPCVCPTCGKAFSRPWLLRGHIRTHTGERPFSCQHCNRAFADRSNLRAHLQTHSEVKKYQCGSCARTFSRMSLLHKHNASGCCPAS from the exons ATGCCTCGGTCATTCCTTGTTAAGAAGTATTTTTCCAACAAGAAGCCATACTACAAGGAGAACCAACTGGAGAGCCAAACTG CTTTTGTCCCAGAGAGCTTTCCACGGGCTGAGCTTCCAACACAGAACAACAGCTCTCCCCTGACCTGCTACCCCACCAGCCCAttcttcagcagcacagacacccTGCCTGCACCTCTCTCCCCGATCACCCCCGAGTCCCCTTCGCCACTGGGACCCCTGGACCTCAGCAGctctccctccagcagcagcagcagtgaggaagaagaggacggCGGACGCACTTCAGATCCCCCCAGTCCGGACATCATCCAGCACATCTACCACTGTCTGCACTGCAGTGACAGTTACACCAGCCTCTCAGCACTGTCCCACCACCAGCTCACCCACTATGCTCCCCTGCAGCAGGCGCCTTCTCTTCCCACTGAAGTGTCCACACGTCCAGCCTTCCACTGCAAACACTGCCCCAAGGAGTACACCAGCCTGGGAGCGCTGAAGATGCACATTCGTTCACACACTCTGCCCTGTGTGTGCCCCACCTGCGGCAAGGCCTTCTCCAGACCGTGGCTGCTCAGAGGGcacattcgcacacacacag gTGAGCGTCCCTTCTCCTGCCAACACTGTAACCGGGCCTTTGCTGATCGCTCCAACCTGCGCGCCCACCTGCAGACCCACTCCGAAGTGAAGAAGTACCAGTGCGGCTCGTGCGCTCGGACCTTCAGCCGCATGTccctgctgcacaaacacaacgcCTCTGGCTGCTGCCCTGCTTCATAG